The proteins below come from a single Pseudarthrobacter sp. SSS035 genomic window:
- a CDS encoding aldehyde dehydrogenase family protein, producing MNTTSTTLSVDWQGRADALAIDGRAFVDGSRATAQGQVSRPTISPIDGRVLTELTVCGPADVDRAVAAARRAFPSWSRMGAEGRKGLLLALAAIMERHADELALLETLDSGKPILQTTTVDVPGAISTLRWYAEAADKQSGELPAVPPGATAMVTREPLGVVAAIVPWNFPLEIAVWKLAPALVAGNTVVLKPAEQTSLSVLRLAELAAEAGLPAGVLNIITGTGREVGAALAHHMDVDALAFTGSTAVSRTLLEASGRSNLKRLSLEAGGKSSNIVFADTADLATAAAKAAFGAFYNQGQVCSANSRILVQREIHDEFAALLADAAAAYRPTDPLAGLEGNGALISRAHTDDVEGWILRGRAEGEVLFGGQRREIRGSDAYLEPTLLGGLQPDHDVHREEIFGPVAVLHAFDTEGEAVSLANATDYGLAASVWTSDLSRAHRIAGDLLAGTVSVNTVDALSNTTPFGGFKQSGFGRDLSLHAFDNYTALKTTWIQFG from the coding sequence ATGAACACCACTTCCACTACGCTTTCCGTCGACTGGCAGGGCCGGGCAGACGCACTGGCGATCGACGGCCGGGCATTCGTCGACGGAAGCCGCGCAACCGCACAAGGGCAAGTTTCCCGCCCCACTATCAGCCCCATTGATGGCCGTGTCCTGACAGAGTTGACCGTGTGCGGTCCGGCCGACGTGGACCGCGCTGTCGCCGCCGCACGGCGCGCCTTCCCTTCATGGTCCCGCATGGGGGCCGAAGGACGAAAGGGGCTGCTGCTGGCGCTGGCCGCGATAATGGAGCGGCATGCGGACGAGCTGGCACTCCTGGAAACGCTGGACAGCGGCAAGCCCATTCTGCAAACCACCACCGTGGATGTACCCGGCGCTATTTCCACCCTGCGGTGGTACGCGGAAGCGGCTGACAAGCAGAGCGGGGAACTGCCCGCCGTCCCTCCCGGGGCTACGGCAATGGTGACCCGCGAACCCCTGGGTGTCGTCGCCGCCATCGTGCCGTGGAACTTCCCACTCGAGATCGCCGTCTGGAAACTGGCGCCCGCCCTCGTGGCAGGAAACACCGTGGTGCTCAAACCGGCCGAGCAGACGTCCCTCAGCGTCCTGCGACTGGCCGAATTGGCCGCGGAAGCCGGGTTGCCGGCCGGCGTCCTGAACATCATCACCGGCACGGGCCGGGAGGTTGGCGCCGCACTGGCGCACCACATGGACGTCGATGCCCTGGCGTTTACGGGCTCCACGGCCGTCTCCCGTACCCTGCTTGAGGCTTCAGGGCGCAGCAATCTTAAGCGGCTCAGCCTTGAGGCGGGCGGCAAGAGTTCCAACATCGTATTCGCTGATACAGCCGACCTCGCAACGGCGGCCGCCAAGGCAGCTTTCGGGGCCTTCTATAACCAAGGCCAGGTGTGTTCTGCCAATTCCAGGATTCTTGTCCAGCGGGAAATCCATGACGAGTTTGCTGCATTGCTTGCCGACGCCGCAGCCGCCTATAGGCCGACGGACCCGCTGGCCGGCCTGGAGGGCAATGGTGCGCTGATCAGCCGCGCCCACACTGACGATGTCGAAGGCTGGATCCTGCGAGGCCGGGCCGAAGGTGAGGTACTTTTTGGCGGTCAGCGGCGGGAGATCCGCGGCTCCGACGCCTATCTGGAACCCACGCTGCTGGGAGGCCTTCAGCCAGACCATGACGTCCACCGTGAGGAAATCTTCGGACCCGTGGCCGTACTACATGCCTTCGACACCGAGGGCGAGGCCGTGTCGCTTGCGAACGCCACCGACTACGGCTTGGCGGCGTCCGTATGGACTTCGGACCTGTCGCGCGCCCACCGGATAGCGGGGGATCTGTTGGCCGGAACCGTGTCCGTCAACACGGTGGATGCCCTGAGCAACACCACCCCGTTCGGCGGCTTCAAGCAGTCGGGCTTCGGTCGCGACCTGTCCTTGCACGCTTTCGATAACTACACGGCCCTAAAGACTACGTGGATCCAGTTCGGTTGA
- a CDS encoding APC family permease, whose protein sequence is MDQPTASTRLAQEQSKHLQKSLGRMDILLLVVAAVISVEVLGQVSGFGGETFTWTLILAVTFLIPYGLIFAETGGAFTEEGGVYVWTKMAFGRVVAAIASLLTWVTQPVWVGGAMAFVAVESWSEYVGHVEAGSVGDYIFKIVFIWITVSSAIVSLKHGKWLPSLGAILKVVFLTFFIIVTLVYGLQHGFNGLDLGFFSPTLAGFLGVTPLLLFSFLGFESGNSAAGEMKNPAKDVPISIARSSMIAAASYLLPILAILLVVPLDQITGIGGLFGAVATVYAVFGPAAEAMLAISAVIFCFVLVSQGAAWMIISDRMQAMAAADGSFFGGFFGRFHPKLGTPIRVNTLSGVVATLFMLAAMQVSGTSSALFGVVLSIAISTFLLSYLLAIPAAVKLRSKYPHAARPFRVPVSDAGFRALGAICFIWILIGSWVAVFPGTLDVLFGLEYDFEAIWGVSQFAFEAFALGTLGCILALGLVGYARGKKVRNAVAHSSDAAHDAGADDNSAFLPRN, encoded by the coding sequence ATGGATCAGCCAACAGCGTCAACACGCCTTGCCCAAGAGCAAAGCAAACATCTGCAGAAATCCCTCGGCCGCATGGACATCCTGTTGCTGGTGGTAGCGGCCGTCATTTCCGTGGAGGTCCTGGGCCAGGTCTCGGGCTTTGGCGGAGAAACCTTCACTTGGACCCTTATCCTGGCCGTCACGTTCTTGATCCCTTACGGACTGATTTTCGCAGAGACGGGCGGGGCGTTTACCGAAGAAGGAGGCGTGTACGTCTGGACCAAGATGGCTTTTGGGCGAGTGGTTGCCGCCATTGCGTCCCTGTTAACGTGGGTGACACAGCCTGTGTGGGTGGGCGGTGCCATGGCGTTCGTGGCGGTAGAGTCGTGGTCCGAGTATGTAGGCCACGTGGAAGCCGGCAGCGTGGGGGACTACATATTCAAGATTGTGTTCATCTGGATCACGGTGAGCTCGGCCATCGTCAGCCTGAAGCACGGCAAATGGCTACCCTCCCTCGGTGCCATCCTCAAGGTCGTGTTCCTGACCTTCTTCATTATCGTGACTCTGGTTTACGGGCTGCAGCACGGGTTCAACGGTTTGGACCTCGGATTCTTCTCTCCCACCCTGGCGGGGTTCCTCGGCGTCACTCCGCTGCTGCTGTTCTCGTTCCTTGGCTTTGAGTCCGGCAACAGCGCCGCCGGTGAGATGAAAAACCCGGCCAAAGACGTTCCGATTTCCATCGCTCGCTCCTCCATGATCGCCGCCGCGAGTTACCTCCTCCCGATCCTGGCCATCCTGCTGGTAGTGCCGTTGGACCAGATCACTGGCATCGGTGGCCTTTTCGGCGCTGTGGCCACCGTTTACGCAGTCTTCGGCCCGGCCGCTGAAGCGATGCTAGCCATTTCAGCCGTCATCTTCTGCTTCGTCCTGGTTTCCCAAGGTGCAGCCTGGATGATCATCAGCGACCGTATGCAGGCCATGGCCGCCGCAGACGGCTCGTTCTTCGGAGGGTTCTTTGGCCGCTTCCACCCCAAGCTGGGCACCCCGATCCGTGTCAACACGCTTTCAGGAGTTGTGGCCACCCTGTTCATGCTCGCGGCCATGCAGGTGAGCGGCACAAGCAGTGCGCTGTTCGGTGTTGTTCTAAGCATCGCCATCTCCACCTTCCTGCTTAGCTACCTTCTGGCAATCCCCGCCGCCGTCAAGCTGCGCAGCAAGTATCCGCACGCAGCGCGTCCCTTCAGGGTTCCCGTCTCAGACGCCGGTTTCCGCGCCTTGGGTGCAATTTGCTTCATCTGGATCCTGATCGGCTCGTGGGTGGCAGTATTCCCGGGAACGTTGGATGTTCTCTTTGGCCTGGAATACGACTTCGAAGCCATCTGGGGTGTTTCGCAATTCGCCTTTGAAGCCTTCGCGCTGGGCACCCTCGGCTGCATCCTGGCCCTGGGACTCGTGGGCTATGCCCGCGGAAAGAAGGTCCGTAACGCCGTAGCGCACAGCAGCGATGCCGCCCACGATGCAGGCGCCGACGACAACAGTGCGTTCCTTCCCCGAAACTGA